AAAAAGCTTGTGTTCTTCATTCTAAAATTATCAGTTTAAAATCAATCAAAGGCAGGTAGTGCAAAAATATGCTATAAAATCGTGAATATTAATTTTAAGGCAAAAATTATTTAATTTTAAAGTCTATCGCCACAATTCTTCAAAACCGGCACATAGTACTATCGGTATATATATTCTTTTTCAACTATCCACCTTACAAAAGGGGTGAAATCTTATTATTACTATCAAAATTTCTTATAAACATTAATTTAATGCATGAATATCTGATGAATGAAAGATTCATTTATTACATGCAGATCGTGAGAATATGGATTTACTTTATTAGCTTTGAGATCTCTTCAGAAAACACCTGATAACCGTTAGTTGTCAGGTGTATATAATCCCCTCCATATAATCCTGATTTGATAGTCCCGTTTGCATCTACAAACCAGCTGGTAGGATTAATATACTTCACATCTTTAATAGGTTTTTTTGCCAAAATGGCATGTATTTGGTTGCACTTGATTCTGATATCACTTGAGACTTCCTTCCCTGCAGGCAAGAGCCCCAACAAAATTATTTGTGTCTGAGGCAGTTTTATCTTTGCTACATTGGCAACGGCAATGATACCTTCTGCTACTTGTTCAGGAGTGTCGGCTTCTCCAAAAAGATTATTAATTCCAATCGCAATTACTGCATATTTAGGATGACAAACATTATAGTTTACATATCTAATGCGCCACAACAGATTCTGAGTTCGGTCTCCTGCAATTCCAGCACTCTCCCATTGATTTTCCCCCACGGCTGCATCCATCGCTCTTTTCCCTGGCTTATAAGTCACTGCTTTTCGGTTACCTCCCCACCCTTGAGTAATTGAATTGCCTAACAATAACAGCTTCAAATTCTTTCCTTGAAGGGTAGCTGAAATATCCTCGGATATAGTGTGCCAGTCAGCGCCTTCTGTCCATCCAGCAGAAGCACGAAATTCATTTCCCGGAACGGGATGAATACATCTATTAACACTTCTACCAGTAGCCTTGAGTATAAAGCGAACAATCGTTGATGGGTTATTCAGCGAATGTGGATGGTGGTCCACTCCGGGTTTATGAACAACAGTGATCGGGTAGTTCAACTGTTTGAGTCGTTCTTCAAAGATTGCCGTATTTTCATCAACAGGCACCACTTTGTCTGCATCACCCACCACATGAATAACGGGGATTCTGTATTTAGCTATCACAGATACGCAATCAATAGGATTTCTCTTCCAGTTAAGCGCCTCTTGCTCATTACCGAAACCATATACTTGAAGCATTTTCCTGGTATCATCCGGCGAGCCTTCTGATTTGCCGGTTCCCATTGGCCAGCTTTTTATATCCATCACTGGGGCATCAGCGTAAATACAGGCTACTTTTTCCGGATTTTGAGTTGCCCAGTTATAAACAATTAAGCCTCCCCGACTCATACCTTCAAGTACAACTTTACTATTGAATCCAACTTTACGCAGCCTCCTGTATAAACTATTCCAGCGCTGCACTGCCTTATTCGATCCATACATATCGGCTACATCGCAATAAACTAAATGAAATCCATTCTCCAACAAGGCAATATCTGTTTGTGGTTCATGATCCCAAAAACGAGCTCGGATAATCCAGGGTCTCCCTACAGCCTCGACGTAAGGTTCAACTACCCGACATGTTGTTCCTTCATTAGTGAATTCGTACCCTTTATATCCATGGAAATTAAATCTTGCTTTACCTTGTATGTGAAGCGCTTTTGTAATATTAACCTTATTTCCTTGTTTTAGAGTGAGGCATTCAAATATTTTTTCAGCAATCATTCCAGCACCTATGGATGAGGGATGCAATTTATCAGGCATAAGGTGTTGTTCCCATTTATCACCAAAGAGGTTGTACAGATTGATAATTTCAAGTTGGTTTTCATAGGCCATTTTTTCAATGAACGTCCGGATCTCTCCTCCTATGAGCTGATCGCTGATTTCAGAGCCATCGGGTAAAAAGCATTTTACAGGAGTAAGCAGAATAATTCGAGGATGAGAGGATAAGTTCTTATAGCTATTAACCAGTGACATAAAATCGGCTTTCAGATCCTCTTTGTACTTCCAGTTCTGAGGTTTTGAATCATTTGTCCCCAGTTTAATAATCACAATATCTGGATTGAAAGACAACGATTCTTTATAAGCACTTGTCTTAATGTATGGGTAATCTCCTTTCGAGAGAAGTGTCCGACCGGATACTCCAAAATTCTGAACCAGATAGCCGCCTCCAAGATAAGCCTGTAGCTGGGCCGGATAACTGTTTTTATCACGATTAGGAATGCCTGCTCCATAGGTAATGCTATTTCCTATACAAGCGACTCTTATGACATTCCGGGCAAAGGTTTTATTGGCCAGAATCAACATAAAGCCTATGGCCAGTATAATTTTTAAGTTTTTCATCATCATTTATTTTTAAGGTAACTCAATCATTTATATTAAAATCGAACAGTCTGCTATCCTTGTTTTCGAATTGGTATCACCCTACCCTTGTTAGAAATAGAAAATACAGTCTTTTAATAAGCATATAACAAATAAAATGATAACCAGACAACTCAAAAGAAAGTACTATGTAGGCATCTTGCATCAATTTAAGGTTGTAATGATATATTCAATTTACATATAAACGCAACAAAAGTATATTATATCAATCAAGAAACTATCCATTTAACACTTAAAAAATTAAAAATACAACTATCCTATGCCCAAACAACATATAGATCTGCTCTTTTGTAAAAAGGTCTAAAAGATTTGGAAAATCATATTATTATCAAAAATAAGCAGCACAAACTTTCTACCCATCAAGTGTAATCGTCACGGATTAAAAATAATATTAGACAGACCGGTACTGCATTTCAATTATTGTTATATATTTGCCGACACATAATAGGGAATATTTTTAAACGAAATAAAACATATAATTCCTAGTATAAATCAATCACAAACACATTATTGAAACAAAAATCAGGAACAAAATAAGTTTCAAAACGATCAAATAAAATGAAAACATACATCGCAAAAGTAAAACACATCATACCAACTTACCTCATCATATCTCTTTCAACCATGGCCGGACTGCTCCTTTTCCGCTGGCTTTTTACAATTCAATTTGAAATCATTGACATCAAGGAAGATATCTGGAATTTTTGGATCCCAGCACTACTCCCATGGATTCCGATACTGATTTGGTTAGAACCTAGATTCAAAGACTTAACCTCCAAGGATGACACCGATAGATCAAGCACCATCTTCACCTTTGTTTCAGGAGTTACCCTGGCTGCATGCCTTATAATTTCACAAGAGTATCTAACAACAGCAACCGGAAAACTGGAACTATTACAATATCCTAGTGAAATAACCGTTAAGCCAAAAGCCCGTTTTTACAAGATAAATAGATATAAAATTGAAAAGGACTTTATAAGCTATTACACTGACATTCAATTAAGCGGGAAGTATAACAAGCATTTGGATATTTCGATTTACTTTGTTTTCCCCATTGATGCTGACAACGTAAAGAGCGATACGGTGGTATACTCAACCAATTGTCGGCTTTGGTATGGGACAATCTTCAAGAAACAGATCAGCAATCGAATCAGCAGTAAAAAGAAAGATTCATTATATTACGAATTTTTCAAAGAATGTTCAGAAACAGCCCAGAAATACAGACTAAACAAC
The Bacteroides sedimenti genome window above contains:
- a CDS encoding GDSL-type esterase/lipase family protein, yielding MKNLKIILAIGFMLILANKTFARNVIRVACIGNSITYGAGIPNRDKNSYPAQLQAYLGGGYLVQNFGVSGRTLLSKGDYPYIKTSAYKESLSFNPDIVIIKLGTNDSKPQNWKYKEDLKADFMSLVNSYKNLSSHPRIILLTPVKCFLPDGSEISDQLIGGEIRTFIEKMAYENQLEIINLYNLFGDKWEQHLMPDKLHPSSIGAGMIAEKIFECLTLKQGNKVNITKALHIQGKARFNFHGYKGYEFTNEGTTCRVVEPYVEAVGRPWIIRARFWDHEPQTDIALLENGFHLVYCDVADMYGSNKAVQRWNSLYRRLRKVGFNSKVVLEGMSRGGLIVYNWATQNPEKVACIYADAPVMDIKSWPMGTGKSEGSPDDTRKMLQVYGFGNEQEALNWKRNPIDCVSVIAKYRIPVIHVVGDADKVVPVDENTAIFEERLKQLNYPITVVHKPGVDHHPHSLNNPSTIVRFILKATGRSVNRCIHPVPGNEFRASAGWTEGADWHTISEDISATLQGKNLKLLLLGNSITQGWGGNRKAVTYKPGKRAMDAAVGENQWESAGIAGDRTQNLLWRIRYVNYNVCHPKYAVIAIGINNLFGEADTPEQVAEGIIAVANVAKIKLPQTQIILLGLLPAGKEVSSDIRIKCNQIHAILAKKPIKDVKYINPTSWFVDANGTIKSGLYGGDYIHLTTNGYQVFSEEISKLIK